Part of the Vicia villosa cultivar HV-30 ecotype Madison, WI unplaced genomic scaffold, Vvil1.0 ctg.000113F_1_1, whole genome shotgun sequence genome is shown below.
TAATTATGTGTATTAAATATGTAAAATTGTGAATATTATTTCCTTAAGTTACTAATTCTGCTAATTTTTCTAGAAAAATAGCTTTAAATTCTTTCCAAGCAGCTCTAACTATATCTCCTAGATAATTTTCAGCAATTTTAATCATTTCTTCACCTGTTGTAATATTATGATGTTTGCTTTCATAATCTCTAATTACCAAAGAAGTCCATTGTTCAATGTATGTATCTAAAAGTTGTGGATGGATATTAGTAACATTTAACATAACTTGTTCATATTCATACAAATTAATTTCGTTAGGGTTTCTTTTTCCTACTGTCCTTAAGTTGTGGTTGTTGTTAGTGTAGATAGCCACAGGCAATCTTGAAGGGTGTCTTATAGAGTAATCCATTTGAGTTGGTCTACTATTTGGAAATCTGGATGTAGCAGAGTTGCTAGATTTTTCATTTACTAAATTCTTTTTTGAGTAGTTTATCTCAGAATTTTCTTTTTCTACATTCTCAGTTTCTTCGAATAAATTTTTTAGACTTTGCACGTCTTCCAAATATTTTTCCATAAGGAATTTTTTGTTAATATGCATATTTGCTAATTCAATTTCTGTATTGTATTTTTCCATTAAAAGTTCATCATTcttaattttttgaaattcttCTAGTGTTAAGACTTTTGCAGTCATCTTCGCTAGTTTGCTTATGGGTTTCCTCATAATTTTTAAATCTTAAGGCTAAACAATCTTTGGTAGTATAAGTCACAACCTCTGTAGGTGTTAATGTTTCAGCTTCAGTCTGaatattgtttttaattttccATTCCTCTCTAGCTAAAAGAGAAGGAGAAATTGGTTCTGGACCTAAAAAGTTAATTCCTCTTGATGTAATTGTTTTAACCATATCAtcaattttcaatttaaattttgGTGAGACTTGTGTTGATAATTTTCCTATAAAAATAATGTCTATCACAACATTTGATcccttaaaatttttaaatccTTTACTCTGAACttgaattttaatatattttaagtcTTTAATTCCTATGTAAAGTTTGGGCATAAATAATGGATTCCATAGCTATTATTAATGACTACTTCAATTACTCCCATAATTTGTCTATTTAGTTCTGGATACCCAATATCTAATATGGTTGTTAGTACTTTGGCACCATTTTGTTTCATTACTAAACCTCTTACATCAGTTGTAATTAATCCTAAATGTACAtaattcatttgttttttatttaattgatttatatTGTCATTTGTTAGTAATCcaaattcttcaatatgatcaTCTGGTAATTCTAGCATTTCTGACCTATGTGTTCTAATTAGGCTTGAATTATTTTCAAGGAATCCAGACCTATATAGTTGGGTTGGTCTTAAGAGATTAATATGGTCATTTGTCATAATTTCTAAGTCTTTATTAGTGTCCACAATTTGTTCTAATTGATaagcatttttattttctttcctatCTAAAAGTTTATTTAAGTAGGAAGTGTTTTGAGTTTGGCTTAAAGTGGTAGTCCTAGATGAGCTAGCTTCCTCATCCATTATTGTTCTAGGTCGGCCAATAAAATGAttaataatttcaaatgttttttaactTCTTctgtattataaattaaaaagttTTTGGTTCTAgtactctttttttctttcaatactTATTTGTGAGAATTTTTTTCAGCTAAAGAATCTATAGATACTTTTAACTCTTCTGACCCATTAATTGGAGTTTTATTGTTTACCTGCTCCTTTAAGGttattaaaatttgtttattataatttatattttctcttaataATTGTTCTATAATTTCTAatttcttttcttgtttatctAAACAAGTTTTGAGCTAATTTATATTGAATTCCATTTATGGCTCAGATCTCAAGCTCTGATACCAATAAGAGAGAGTGTGTAAATGTAAAGTGATGTAAAGTGAGTAAATGAGTGTGACAAGATATAAATGTGATCAGAGTTATGTGCAGAGAATTTAGTCTGTTTCATATGCATCTTCATCAAAATTTATGAACCGTCAGGATTTGTTGGATTAAACTCTTTTTCTATTATGGCTTGTAATGTTtctaatatcatttttttttgaaaagaagaaaattttaattttcttagaaTAATTTTAACTAGATCAAGGTATGGGAGTGTCTTAagtaaatatgttattttttcatcaaaattttggaTGAACAAGAGTCCTGATAATTGTTTGGTGGAATTAAGTTCAGAATAatcaaatccaaaataatttgaaaaatacctGTTGtgaaattagaatttttatttttgggttccataatgtaagtttattttattttgagtgaaaggtgtttttgttttatattaatattccTTCTTCCTACTGCTTGTTTCTCTTGAGATATGATTTCTTcacatttataaaaattatttatttatgtttattcttATTACTAGTAAATAGTTATTGTTTATCTAAGAATATCaccttttcatatatatatatatatatatatatatatatatatatatgtatatatatatatatatatatatatatgtatatatatatatatatgtatatatatatatatatatatatatatatatatatatatatatatatatatatcaagtagGAGCATTTTTTAAATGGGGATAGGAGGATTAAGTTTTAGCCattgaattaaatatttgattttgatgaaCATTTATCGTCTATGCTTGCACATGATTTCATCAAGACCAAATATCCAATTCAATGGTTAGAATTCAATCCTCTTATCTCCTATTTATAAAAtactcctacttgatacatctcATATATATTAGATAATGGGCCTTCTAATAAATGTGATATTCTgagacattgattttaaatcgtatggttattattaaaagttctcggttctcataataaccaaagttctcatttgatatatatatatatatatatatatatatatatatatatatatatatatatatatatatatatatatatatatatatataatgttaaaatTAAACTTATACCGGAGTACCATTTTTTGAGTTGATTCCTAAATGCAGTTTCTTCTTCTATAGGTTACCATTAATGGGCCTTCTAATATACGTCTAGTCCACTATCGATGGTCTATACTATTAGCAGCCTGCAGCCTATTTTAGATCTtaccaaaattatatttttaacagTAGCAtgcctatttttatttttatttttggaagaAGCAATATCATGTCTATtgttttttttgataagcaacaATTGTATTCAATAAGAGTTCAAGGGAAACTCAAACCCAAATACAAGAGAAAAGGCAACAGCCCCCAAAGCCTACATTAAGAAAATTCAACCAACAATTACAAGAAATCCAAGGGGTTTTTAAACCAATCATAGAAGTTACAGTTAAGGCGGTTTGAACCTATTTGCAACCACCACCAAGAAATCATCTTGATTTTGAACAGAATTTCATCTATATCCAGGATATCGTTGTTAAAGATTATACCATTTCTAGCATTCCAAAGACACCAACATGTAGCCAACCATACCGTAACTTCTCTACCCTTACCAACCTTATTGTCTAATAAATGGTAAGTAGAAAGAAAATGAGACCTGTAGTTGAGACTATCGCTATTCCTCGGTGGTTGAATTCCAAGCCAACACCAGATTCCTTCCCAAATGCGGACAGACCAGCGACATCGCAAAAACAAATGTTCAACGCTTTCGGCTACAGAATTGCAGAAGGGACACTTGCAGTTATCTTCACCTACCAAAATGCCTCTCCGATTCAATTGATCTCGTGTCGCCAGTTTATTACGCAACAGCCTCCACCCAAACAGTTTGACCTTATGCGGAGTAAGCGAGTCCCAAACAGCACTAAGGCAGCTCCTGCAATTAGAATCAATGGGAGTTGTGGCCTGCCCCTGCAAGAGTTTCGCGTAACAGGATTTAACAGAAAAAGAACCATCACTGTTCCAGGGCCAGCATAGTTTGTCTTTCGAGACCGGGTTCACACTTATGCCCGCTAGAAGGGACTCCAAGCAGTCGATTTCTGATTGTTCTATCCCATGATTCAGTTCCAGCGCTGAAAGAATATCCCAGCACCACCCTGAGTCGGTCCACTTTCCGAGATCCTTCACTGCTGCGCTTTTGTTCTCCACTGCATCAAAGATGTGAGGGAAAACAGCAAATAGAGGCTCTTGGCCTAACCACCTGCCCAGCCAAAAAGGAATGCGATCACCGTAACCAAGTTTCCAGTGTAACAAGTTTAAAATACCTGCACCTTCCAAAACGCCATTGTCATAATTTAGTTTTAGAAGGTCTCTCCACCACAACGATTCTTTCTTTGATTTCCTACTCCCTTTATCAAAAACCAATCTACTAGTCAACGAGCCGTACCGATGTTGCAATAAATTATGCCAAATTGAGTGTTCCTCCGTTAAACATCGCCAAATCCACTTACCCAACAAGGCAACATTGAAAAGATCAATGTCCTTGATTCCCAACCCACCATCTAGTTTTGCCTTGCATACTTCGTTCCAATTTATCCACGAAATTCCCCCTTTTTCAGCCGAACCATGCCATAGGAAATTTCTTTGAATGCTGATAAGCTCATGAATGATTTTAACCGGGACTCTGAAAAATGATAAATAGTAGACAGGAATATTAGCCAGAACAGAGTTGATCAAAGTTATCCTTCCACCCATCGAAAGAAATCTCCCCTTCCAAGCTGACAGTTTATTCCTCACGCCTTTAACCACCGGTTTCCAGAATTCCAGCCTTCTATGGTTACCTCCAACCACAATTCCCAGAAATTTGAATGGTATCTTGTCTACCTTACAACTAAAGAATTGTGAAGCTGCCTCCAAGAAAGAATCTTCTATGCCGATGCCATAGACCTTACTCTTTGCCATATTAATGCTCAGACCGGAAACCATTTGAAATCCGCGCAGTATAGACTTGAGAGTCCACAAATTAGCCCAAGTCGCTTCACCTACGATTATAGTATCGTCTGCAAATTGCAACAGACTAAAGTTGACATTATTACCCAAAGAAAATTCTTTGAACAAGCCTGAGTCCACCGCCTGTCGCATAATTGCTGCCAAACCTTCCGCTGCTAACGCGAAGAGGAATGGAGATAGCGGGTCTCCCTGACGCAGTCCTCTTGACACAACAAAGTCCTTTGTAGGACTACCATTTACTAGAATGGACATGCTGCTAGAAAAAACACCGGCCTCCATCCACCGAATCCATCTTGGTCCGAACCCAACAATTCGAAGCATACTACGCAAGTAGTTCCAATCAACACAGTCGAAAGCTTGCGAGAAGTCCaccttaaataaaaaacaatcctTCCTATCTCTTTTAGCACAGTCAAGAATTTCGTTAGTTACAAGGATACCATCCATAATTTGGCGACCCGGTATAAAGGCCGTCTGGTTACAAGAAATAATTTTCCCCATCACTCTTCTCAACCTAGCCGCCAGGATAACGGATAAGATTTTGTAGAAGCAACCAATGAGGCAGATTGGTCGGTATTCATCAATCTTTTGAGGATTGTCCACCTTGGGTAAAAGCGCAATGAAGGACGAAGTCATGGCCTTTGGCAGTTTGGCAAGGCGATGGAATTCTTGAATGAAAGCCACAAAATCTTCACCCACAATGCTCCAGCAGCGCTTAATAAACAATAGATTGAATCCATCAGGCCCTGGGCTTTTATCACCTTCACGCTCAAAAATAGCTTCTTTAATTTCTTCTCTTGAGAACTGCTCCTCTAGACCGTGAACATCCTCCGCTGATAGCTTGTTGAAAGCCAAATTACGTAGGTTGGGTCTGGCACCCCCAACCGCGCTATATCTGTTGCTGAAATGCTCCCTAATAATCTCTTTAATCTGACTGACATCCTCTACAACACCACCACCAGTTTTTAAAGAGGTCATCGAGTTTCTGCGATTCCTTGCCTTGAGAGAGGCATGGAAGAACTTTGTATTGAGATCGCCTTCCTATATCCACTTCTGTCTAGACTTTTGCTTCGTCATGCTTTCCTTAAGGTGTAAGTTTTGCCAGATACCTTCAGCAGCCACCCTCCGCTTCTCAAATTCATCCGGATTTGGAGTGACTCCGCAGCTAGCTAACTCTGTTTATAAGTCGTTAAGAAGCTCAACACCTTCATCAATTTTGAGAtctacccaaccaaaaacatgcTTGTTCCACCAGATTAATTTTTCCTTCAGCATACGAAATTTCTCTCTGATAACGAAGTATTTCTTTCCTTGAATTTGAAAGGAGTCCCAGGATGATTTAACGAAAGGTAGAAAGTCTTTATGATGGAACCACGCATTAAAGACTTTAAAAGGCTTAGGTCCCCAGTCTAAATTGCTTGTCTTTATCCAAACCGGCCTATGGTCAGAGATGTCCCTACTCCCAGAACATTGGGCAACAATCTTCCAATCTTGAATTAAGCCTTCGGAGATCAGGAATCTGTCAAGGCGACTGCTAGCAGAACCGCAAGAATTTATCCAGGTGTGAATACAGCCTAAAACAAGGACATCCTCAAGCTCCATAAGATTAATGAATGAGTTGAAATCCTCCATCTCACCCCTCCTGCTCAATTCAAATCTGCCTCTCCTTTCCACCACTGATTTAACAGCATTGAAATCCCCCCCCCACTATCCACTCACTCTTACTGCTTCTATTTTTCAGCGTCAGTAGCTCATTCCATAGTTTTCTTTTATCAGCCATAGCACATGGAGAATAAACATTGATAAAACAACAGTTTTTACCTCTATAGATTGCATTGATGCCCAGATAACCCTGACCCACGAAAGAACTCACTGGAGTCAAGATGTCTTTCCGCCACATGATAAGAATGCCCCCTGATCTCCCTTCTGAACCTTTAGCAGACCACTCAACCTCTGATAAGGGACCCCATAAAGCTTTTACAATATCTTCAGTCATCACTTCCACTTTTGTTTCTTGGAGGAAACACATGTCCGCCTTTCCTCTAATCAGTAACAAGCGAATTCTCCCCTTCTTGATTGAGTTCCCACACCCTCTAACATTGAATGTTGTAATATTCATGGAATCACGTTTTGACGCTCCACCACATCGTTAGTTCTATCTCTGTTTTCTAGGTCCCTGACAATTGCCTCAAAAACCTCGTCGTCTTCTTCACCTTCAATGCCTAGCTGTTTAATGGATTTCCACACCTTCCTTGGAATGTTCCTATCTACTTCGTTCCAGTACCGCAAATTCCCCCGGTGAACATCTGAATCATTGGTTGAGTCACAACATGAAACCGAACCGCCTGAGTTTGTTGAGGAGATTTTGTCTTCAGGAGAATCATCTTCAGCTTCTTGATTCGGTGTGAGGACAGTGACAGCCCCAAATTTTTTGTCTCTAGAAGGAAGAAGAACGTTGAAATAGGATGGGACCGTCTGGTGTTCCAAATCCAACAAAATATcttgtattttcttttttttcctaaTGGGCTTGGACCTAGAGTGCCCAATACCCCCAGAGCCCAAACACACCGTCCTAACAGGAGAATTGGAGATTGGGTCAGAACTTTCAACCCCAAGGCCCAGTAAGTCACCCTTTTTAGTCTTTTCTGTACCAACCAAAAGCTCCACATCCCCGGCTTTTGACTTTTGAAAGGTCACAGGTTCAGTTGTGACATTACCAATGCAACAGTGTCTTGTCTTTGCAAAATTATAAACAAAAGGGTTAATAGctattttaccccctgccatatggggcgtAGTTGAAACCCCCCCcgccaaaaaaaaagtttcaaaaagtgcctcataaaatttcaaaagtttgtATTTGAACCTTTATCACGCCACATCATTAAAAAATCTGATGtggcaacttttttttaatttatttttattattttaattacatgGATTGCACAGGtggcattattattattttttatttaattagttcttCAAATATCAAAGTTTAAAAGATGGTCCCATGGGGTGTTGAACCCATGAACCATAGAATACATGTAAAACACCTTACCACTAGGCTACGCTTCACATTTTGTTTTATAATTGACTTAGCTAGTCTTAACGTTCCATAAGTGCTGTTTGTTTAATtactattttcattattatttaatattaatactattagttaataattaatagttaatagtttatgttattaactaatattactaaattataaaataataattaatatttatattattattaaagttaattaaattataaaataaattaaattaatataaaataataattaatatttattttattattaaagttaattaaattataaaataaattaaattaatataaaatagtattaattaataacattaatagtaaattaaattaaataaaaatattaatataaattgtttaatttaaattaattaacgtaaatataacgttaatagtaaaataatattaaataaactaaataaaaataaattaaattaaattaaacataaacattaaattaaattaaactaatattaattagaaaatataaactaaattaaattaatataaacaaatattaattaataacgttaacagtaaaataaattaaattaaattagatataaacatttatataaaatctttaaattaaatttattaagttaaatataacgttaaaagtaaaataacattaattaaattaaattacatataaaccttaatataaacattaaatttaattaaactaatattaattagaatatataaactaaattaaattaatataaacaaatattaattaataatgttaacagtaaaatataaattaaaatagtattaattataaaatataaattaaattaaactaaattaaattaatataaactaatattagttaaaattaattaatttagtttatattttataatttaattaagttaaacagtaaaataaatattaattattattttataatttaactaatattatttaataacgttaaaattaactaataaatattaactaataactaatagttattaactaataatattaatattaagtaATAATGTAAACACTAACATTAATCTTAATAACGATGCAGCAGCTAATATATACTGTCTAAGGGAATTATAGATCAGAAAACGTACTTCAGCCTAGTGGTAAAGTGTTTGGCATGTATTCTATGGTGCATGGGTTCAACACCCCATGGGactattttttaaactttgatatttgaagaactaaacaatataataataataaaaatgccacatggcattaaattaaataaaaaataataataatgccaCCTGTGCCATCAacgtaattaaaataataaaaataaattaaaaaaaagttgccacatcagattttttaatgatgtggcaTGATAAAGGTTCAAATacaaacttttgaaattttatgaggcactttttgaaactttttcttttgcaggggggtttttcaactacgccccatatggcagggggtaaaataggtattaaccctaaacAAAATGCTAAACATGCTATATATTAccagaaaaaaaaatcataagtGCTTCGTCTTTGGATCCTTTTCACGAGGTATAAGACCCTAAATTTAGTACCATGTAAAACTAGAAACTCATACGGTTCATGTGCTAGAGCAGAGCACAAAATTGTGGTGCCTAGTGAGTCATGTATAACACATGGTTTATGGTTACATGAAATTATCAGCCTCTTCTCTTTTCATATTCATAATTTCAACTATTATTTGGATGAAAATGTTTAATTAATCTTCAAGTTGttagaatttgaaaaaataatatatgagAGAGAATACGCTCATATAGCATTTGCATTATCTTTTCAATGATACTTCAAAGGTATATATACTAGTATAACTGTATAATAGAGGAGGACACAAGTAACAAACTAAAATAACAGAAAATATGAAATTATCGGCTTAATTGGTTATCAAAATAAAGTAATCAATTACAGTTGTTTCTACAATTTTCAACtaagtggtaaccgattaccaaaATGCAGTAACCGGTTATAGCTCTTGAATTATTGATTTTACACAacacaccaccttaattcaagtgcttcaagtcttccatgttcatgttcttcttcaatCTCTTGAGCACTTTAATTGTTACTCCTTTGGTCAGCAAATCGGCCACTTGATCTTCACTTCTACAATATCTCAATCTCAATTTTCCTTCACTAACAAGTTCTCTCAAGTAGTAAAACTTCATTTAATATGCTAGCTCCTCCCATGTGCAATTGGGTTCTTAGAAAGATTTATAGCGGAAACATAATCAACCATGACCGCTACAACGTCACCCTCTTCGATGCCCAtctccttcaatagattcattaACCTCACGACTTGGCACACACACAACAAAGTGGCAATGTACTCAGCATCACAAGAAGAGAGTGTTACTACAGGTTCCATCTTCGAACACCAAGATATTGGTGTTTCACTTAACATAAAGATGTATCAAGCTATAGGCATTTTATCATCTTTATCTCTATACCAATTGAACCAGTAAAATTGAGAAAATTACATTTTTTGCCAGTGTCCATTACGGTTAAGAAAATTGTGCATCCAAATTCGACCGCATATTGTACAAGTAGCACAAGGATCCAATCAGCCTCCTATACTGAGTTGGATTAACTTCTTGTTCATCCTCATTCTTTGACAACTGTAGCCTCGATTCAGGTGGAGTATTGGAATCATTAAGATTGTTATAaccatttctctctctctctctctcttgttacATATTTATTTTGTTCATCTTGTTCCgctgtgcaccaacaattggtatctagagctccgttTCAGATCCACGGGAAGGGAAACACTAGTGTACGTAAGGCGTGAATGATTGAACATGCAACATAAGCGCAAATACACATGCAAAAAGAAACGAAGAAGAATGGTCAGAAAGTGTTGTTctacatccatcagtgtgtggatatGAATTTGTTTAAGAAGATCTCTAAATCGACGACGGTGAAGGCTGCGTTGGACACACTAGTACGGTGCTATAGTGGTTACACATCAAGGAAGAAGGTGAAGCTACAGAGATTACGTAAGCATtgtgagaatctcaacatgaagaacaatgacaAGGTACCAAATTACATTTCTAGAGTGATTCTGATCACAAATGAGATGAAATCTTATGGAGAAACTCTTTCTAAACAAATAATCATTGAGAATGTATTGAGATATCtcactcctcaatttgattacattattgaagctattgaacattctaaggaTCTGAGCACCATGAGTATTGAAGAGCTGCAAAATagtctagaagcacaagagttgcgtctaatTGAGAGAACCTCTATGAGAGAGGTAAAGCAGGCTCTAAAAGCttattttgtcaagaaggaccagaagttGTCCTGGTCAGAAGCCAAGAAGAGACATGTTGGTTCTCAGAAGTCAGAAGCCTCCTACTCTGATAGGAAGAAACATCAGAAGGGAAATGAGAAGCTTGACAAGAGAATGGTTCGGTATAACTGTTGTAATAGGTTTGTCCAATTTGCTAAGGATTGTTGGTCAAATAAGGAAAGGAAGTCAGAAGAAGCAAACATAGTCAGAGG
Proteins encoded:
- the LOC131624261 gene encoding uncharacterized protein LOC131624261, whose product is MQKETKKNGQKVLFYIHQCVDMNLFKKISKSTTVKAALDTLVRCYSGYTSRKKVKLQRLRKHCENLNMKNNDKVPNYISRVILITNEMKSYGETLSKQIIIENVLRYLTPQFDYIIEAIEHSKDLSTMSIEELQNSLEAQELRLIERTSMREVKQALKAYFVKKDQKLSWSEAKKRHVGSQKSEASYSDRKKHQKGNEKLDKRMVRYNCCNRFVQFAKDCWSNKERKSEEANIVRGDYDEELVLLMAYESDKEPVRLMFSDFEGDF